Proteins encoded together in one Impatiens glandulifera chromosome 1, dImpGla2.1, whole genome shotgun sequence window:
- the LOC124909739 gene encoding LOB domain-containing protein 36-like — protein sequence MEPSSNLPPCAACKFFRRKCRDCIFAPYFPSDNSLKFENVHSVYGASNVSKFLKGLNPCQRERAANTLAYEAEQRLRDPMLGVVGLVYQHEMEQAQKIEHLQALRMELATYIGPRAMWPMGTNQSPSQPSQASSSSSNMNQMIHIPNSVNQQLAIQEPYSQHQHQSSAVGFNLNPSPSQHQHHHHHHLQQLQLQLHDHHSSPSQALSPFEGDHQHPNSTQQP from the coding sequence atggagcCATCATCGAATTTACCTCCGTGTGCAGCATGCAAATTCTTCCGACGGAAATGCAGAGATTGTATATTTGCACCATATTTTCCGTCTGATAATTCTTTAAAGTTTGAGAATGTTCATAGTGTATATGGAGCGAGTAATGTTTCAAAATTTCTCAAGGGGTTGAATCCATGCCAACGGGAGCGTGCGGCGAATACCCTGGCTTACGAAGCGGAGCAACGTTTGCGGGATCCCATGCTTGGCGTGGTAGGTTTAGTCTATCAACATGAGATGGAACAGGCTCAGAAGATAGAACACCTTCAGGCGCTAAGGATGGAATTAGCTACCTATATTGGCCCTAGAGCCATGTGGCCCATGGGAACCAACCAATCTCCATCTCAGCCTTCTCAggcctcttcctcttcttcaaaCATGAATCAGATGATCCACATTCCAAATTCAGTTAATCAACAATTAGCCATTCAAGAGCCCTACTCCCAACATCAACATCAATCGTCTGCAGTTGGATTCAACCTCAATCCATCTCCATCtcaacatcaacatcatcaccatcatcatctacaacaactacaactacaatTGCACGATCATCATTCATCTCCATCTCAGGCTTTGAGTCCATTTGAGGGTGATCATCAACATCCTAATTCTACTCAACAACCATAG